TGGTCAGTATGGAATGGGGATCGGTGGCATGTGAAAGGAACAACATAACGTACCAAAGCGAGCTTTGCTTTGACCAGTGTCAAACCAAAATTGTCTTCTTTCCTGGTGTCATCACTGTAATAAGGTATTAAGCCGCGGTTAAAACGATTGGATTGTTTCCACCACAAGCTAAAATGAGTGAAGACAGTAATAACTCTATCTCTATCCAGAAAAAGACACAATTGTAATTACGTATTTTGTCAAACTATATAAAACTTTATTAAATTTATTAAAAAGTATAGATATATACTATAAAAATGTATTCTGTAACAAATATAATGACAtatatatactataaaaatatattctgtaACAAATATAATGACATATATTTAGTATCATAGATAATGTTGTTTTTTATATAACCTGATCAAAATTCAGACATGTTTGGATCAGCACAGTACTAGTCTCCTAGAGTCCCATTCTTTTTAGGAGAAAGAGAGTACTATATATCATATGTGCGTGTATACAATTCAACTGttaatgtacaagagagaaagaaagtataaaagtggttagggTGATTTGAAAATAGTTCGTGATTCCTGAGGCAAACTTgctttctatatatatattttagGAGTGTGTTTTTGAAAACTGTTGAAGGAACCAAACAAATGTACTCCAAATTTTTTTTAGCCACTTGGAAAACTCATTTATTTATCAATTATTTTTAGGAACTATTGGATATGCTCTTAGAGCTCCATTCAAGCATACATGTGCATGCAAAATTTTAAAAGTAACAAAGGTTTGTACAaggagaaaaaaagagagagaaaataatgatataattgggtcGGCTACACACTATTTACCTGGATTCACAACCCGCATCAATTGCGTCctgattttttcttttttgttctccttgtagaattatttgtccATCCTTAAATTTTGCATAAACACGGATACGTGCATCATCTATCCATTCATATATTTTGTTGAATATTTCATGCACTTTTTGATGATCTTTCTAAGTAGGAGCATGGGAGCACATGATATCTTCCCGAAGAAACCATACCAATGCAAACAATTTTTAAAGAGAATCTCAGAATTCTACAATTGGTTTCCTAGTCTACATCCAGAAAAAACTGATTTCGCCATTTCTTATAAAcaagaaatagttttttttgaagaaaatccTACCTATGTCAAATTGGGCTTCAATGTCCAATGGATAAGAAGCAACCTATTTAATGGGCCTAGGCTTACATGCTTGTTGTGGGCCCCTTCTGCGTGGCTGTGGGCCGCTTTCACGTACATCTCTTTTAAAAAATCAAATTGGTGGAAAATGGTCCATGGATCAATGACCAATCCTGGTGCAGTGAATCTACACCGAAATACAGTTCGAGCACCAAATGGGCCCACCATTGAGCTCCTAAAGATAGGGAGAGCTATGGTCGCAGCATCAGATTGCAGAAGAGAGCAGACCAAGCTCCTGATCTGATATTAGCTTAGCGAGACAGCAGAGCTACTAATTACCGTCACCCCCCCTAGCTTAAGCTGCCTAGAAAATTCGAAAGTAAAGTGGTGCTACTAATTACCGTTCCTGTAAAAGTTCTAGCAGCAGAGTGCAGAAATTGACTAAATTCAGTTCATGTTGTACTATCTCTAAAATCAAACCTCCATTTCTCTCAAATATTCAAAGATAGTACATCCCTGATCATAATTCATACAGTAGATCAAAGTCAGGTAACCATAGGTCTCAGCTACTTTAAACATTGTAGGAGTAGCCAAGAAGAATAAGACGACCTAAGACAGAGCCCAACTTTAGGACAGAGTAAAGCCTGAAACAAAACTGAAAAAACAAAAGGGAGCATGTGAAATCGTTGTGCGCATTAGCCCCACACTGTACTGCCTCCATTCTAACAATCATCAGCAGGCAGGCCCATCTCCTTGGCTCCTAGCTTGAGCACATCCCTGCTGCTCTGTTTCTGAAACAGAGAACAAGTGTTAGTAGTATGTATAATAGAGACAAACATAGAAAACAAACTGAAGGGCTGTGCTTGAGTAGAAACGAACACAAGTGACAAGTCACAACCTCCATAGTTCTTCAAGAGCAGGAACAGTGGCCAGATTTCTGCTTCCCATTCAGTGGTGGCGTCATTCGCGTTTCCTGTCCTACGGCGCTTGCTTGTGCAGCTCTTGTTGTGCCTCCACCGGTGAGAGGTGCCATTCTTAGAGCCACAGCTACCGTACCCCCTGTCACAGGAGTGGCACACTTCGTACACCACTGCACAATCTGTGTCGTGAATCTTGGTGAAGTGCATCCAAACTTCTGATTTGCAGCTGGAAGCAGCACCAGTCCTCTTGCGCTTCCTATCAACGGGAGTGTCCATGTAATCACTACTGGACGTGGCAGTTTCAGTGTTCGTGCCTTCACCCAATGTGAATACAGAGCAGGGAGTGTCCATGTAATCACTGGGCGTGGTGGTGTCAGTGTTGACGCCCTCACCTAACGGAAAAACAAAGCAGGGAATATTAACAGTCTGGTTGTGCAAGAAAGGAACGTTCAAATGTGCGGCCGGACTAATGAAGAACTCATATTACCATTGGAGTGCCCctcgtcatcatcatctccatttaGCCACCTGTCCAACTCAATGAAAGCAGATGAGACCGCATCTTTGTCATAGCGGAATACCTTGCGAATCACCGTGCCCCCCTACAAGCAGTAAGCACGAATGAATGAAGCATGCATAATAAAAACGAAAGCATGGCAACGGTGCTAAAAAAATGTCACCTACCTGAAGAAACAGGGCAGGGGATTGGATATCATCCAGCTGTTGGTATTCGAGCATGATCCAGTCCATCTTCCTGCCGTCCTGATGGTGAAACTCCAGGGTCCTCCTCAGCCCCATGTACTGCGGCACCGGCACCATTTGGATCGCGGCGATCTCCTTGTCAATGTGCTTCCAGCACCCCTTCTGATCCATCCGGATGGCAGTGAACTCCTTGTTTATCTCCTTCCACTGCCCCCCTTGCGTCTGCCGGTTCGACGACCTCGTGACGTACCAGCAGGTGAGATTCAGATCCCAAGGGTCCAGCTGGGTGAGATCCTCTTGACAGTCGAGCTTCACGTCTATCTTCTGTTGCTCGTTGGGATTGTGGAGCGCTGTGCGGAGAAGGTGCAGCATTTCACGGTCCTCGTCAGTGGAAGGATTAGTGCAGGTTGACGAGCATGTGCGAATGTGCCTTCTGAGGTGAGCCGTGCCATGTTTCTTGGGATGAGCCTTCAGCACTTTATCACAGCGGTGGCACGCTGCGTACACCTCATCAGGATCATTGGCACTACGAATCTTGGTGAAGTGCTTCCAAACATTCGACATTCGAATCATTTCTTCATGCACTCCTAAATCTTCATGCAGGCACTCCCACATTCGAGTAATTTCTTCATGCAGTCCTAAATCTTTATGCTGCCACTTCGACATTTGAATAATTTCTTCAGTGCTTGCAGCGATTTCCGCAAAAAGTGCACCGAATGCTCCCACCCCAAGTGTATCGGAACTGCTGCTTGCATGTTGGCAGGAGTCTAAATGAAAAGACAAAATTACTCTTGATAGTTGGTGCTTGTAAAAAGTCGTTTTACTATATATTATCTACTGATCAGTTAGGTAAGGATGCTGACAAGGTGACCCAATGTCTCCAATACTATTTAATATAGTGGCACACATGTTGGCTATACTAATTGCCAAGGAAGCAGGTCAGATAGAAGGGGTCATTCCTCATCTTGTCCAAGATGGTTTGTCTATTCTACAATATGTGGATGACAATCTTTATGAGCCATGATGTTGAGAAGGCGGTAAACATGAAATTGATACTAAGCACGTTTGAGCAACTTTCGGGGCTCAAAATTAATTTTCATAAAAGCGAAATATTTTGTTTTGGTAAAGCAAAAGAGCATGAGGTTTTCTATTCGCAGTTGTTTGGGTGTGGGGTGGGTAAGTTTTCCTTTCGGTACCTTGGTTTACCTATGCACACTAGGAAACTGAGTAATAAAGATTGGCAGTCAATAGAGAACAGAATTGAAAACAAGCTTAGCGGATGGAAAGGTAAGATGCTTTCTTTAGGAGGTCGCTTGGTCTTAATAAACTCGGTGCTCTCTAGCTTACCGATGTTTATGATGTCTTTCTTTGAACTCCCAAAAGGAGTATTAGAAAAGATCGACTGCTTTAGATCAAGATTCTACTGGCAAAGCGACCATCACAAGCGAAAATATAGACTGGCCAAATGAAAAATTATGTGCCAACCAAAAATACAGGGTGGTTTAGGCATACATAATTTGGATTTACAAAACAAATGCCTGATGAGTAAATGGCTCTTCAAGCTGTTAAATGAGGATGGCATGTGGCAAGAATTATTaagaaataaatatataaaagataAAACTATAGGGAGCTGTACCAAAAGGCCCACTGACTCTCACTTCTGGAAAGGACTGATGAATGTAAAAGATAGTTTCATGACTTTTGGTTCATTCAAAGTAAAAGACGGGTCACAAACTCGTTTTTGGATGGACACCTGGTTGGGAAACCAACCATTAAAAGATAAATTTCCCTCGTTGTTTAATATTGTGAGAAGAAAGCAGGATTCTATGGCAACTGTACTTGTATCAATCCCGCTGAACATTTCCTTTCGCCAGAATTTAGGGGGTAGAAATCTAAGGGATTGGCATAGAATTGTTGCCTCGTTACAAGATGTGAACTTACAGGGGGAAAGGGATGCGTTTGTTTGGGCATTACATTCATCTGGTACATTTTCTGTTAAATCTATGTATGCTGCACTAATTAACAATAGGGTCAGAGTGTCACAGGATTTATGGCAGATCAAAATTCCTTCAAGAATAAAAATATTCTTGTGGTATTTAAGAAGGGGTGTGATCTTAACCAAGGACAATCTTGCACGACGAAGCTGGAATGGTGATACGAAATGTTGCTTCTGTCACCATTAAGAAACTATTCAAACACATTTTTTCCCAATGTTATTATGCTAAGTTCTTGTGGCGTGTTGTACACTTAATGTTTGGGTTATCACCCCCCTCAGTATACATGATTTATTTGTTAATGGTCTAAGGCGGGTGGTAACATACATAATTCATTGTTATTAATTGCAGCCTTAGCTTTATGTTGGACAATCTGGTTAACAAGAAACGAAGTAGTTTTTGACAAATGCAGACCGAAAACTTTTTTGCAGGTGCTATTCAGGGGAACCCATTGGCTACGGCAATGTGCAAGGCTGTAGCGGCGTAATGATCTACGGGATCAGCTGATTCTTATTGGGCAGCATCTGGAGACATCAGCATTGCACTTCTTTAATTCCAATGGATGGTTATCGACTAGGTTTATTGGTCTTCATTAGTCACAACTTTACTTCCCGCTTTGTTTTCCTAGTGTCTACTTGTAAGCTTGTGATCCCTGTGGGTTGTGTGCTGGTCGCTGTACCGAACTTTGTAATAATTGGCCTGATTCTACCCTGAggtagatgaagccggatataAACTATCCTTTTATCTTAAAAAAAAAAGGTAAGGATGCTGAAATAACGTACCACGGCGGGAGCAGTGTACTTGGTTCAGTTCTTTGTAAGCTTTCACGCATGACTCGACCTGGCGGTGAAGAGAGGAGGCGTGATCTGTTCTGTTTTTGCATTTCTTGAATACCTTACGAAGCACCACATCCTCCTACATGTATACATCGTCAGAAATGGTCAGATTGGTCATTAACATAGTTGTCGGTACGACGGTACTTAGCTTATAGCCTTATACCTGGAGAAACAAGGCTTCTCCGTCGTCGTCCTTGCGGAGGTGGTGGTACTCGTGGATGATCCAATCCGTCTTGGTGCCCTCTCCGCCCCTCGTGCCGTCCTTGAGGTAAAACTCTAGGGTCTTCCTAACCCCGACGTAGGACggtgaggcggaggaggaggacgacgacgactctCCAGCCGAACGGATGGCGGTGcgctcttcttctttctctttccaGTACCCAGAATGTGTCCGCAGGCTCTTCCACTTGTTCTTTCTCAGGAGGAAGTATGGTGGGAGGTCCCATGGGTCGTCATGCTGGTACAAGTTGGCGTGCTCCTTCGCCATGCCGAACAGAAGGCTCTCGTCCATGGAGGAGGTAGGTATATGGTGTTGAAATTGAAATTGAAATTGGGTTAGTTTAAGCTGGAACTGGAAGAAGCTAATCTAATCTGAGACGGTGGCGACAAGGGAAAATCCAGTGACAAGTTTGGGATTAGCTGGGCCAAGCAAGCCGAAGCCGGACCTGCGGAGGCAAGTATGGATGTGTCCAAAGCTTTgttgctataggtgggaaggaAAGAAGTGGGGGGATCGAGATAGCAAGTGTATCGGAGATGCTTGGCCTGcctggccatggccgccgcctccGCTCCTTTTGTAGACGGCGGGTCGGGCACGCAAGTGCCGAACGCGCGCGTCGGGTTATCTTTACCTCTCGGGCACCCCCAGCCCGACGTGGTATGCTCCAATAGGATCGCTCCTATGTTTTTTTTTATCGTGCCCTGAGTGCCATGGCTCGCGTCCATTCTcgacctgttcgctggttggtttctgggctggtttggactggctggtgctgatttattgtgagagtaaaacactgttggctgactgatttgggctgactgaaaccaacaagcgaacaggctgtctgCCGCTGCCGCGTCAGGCTCGCCCGGCCTGGTGGTTGACTGTGTGCTAGTGTGATaatagttctttttttttttgaaatgcaaCGGGGACGAAGAGTTCCCACCTACATATATTACAACACATTCCAGACATGATCTTGTGGGCGGAGGGTCAAGGACACCATCGTCCCGTTCGCTTggtttataagtcgtactttttcaaccaacaaacagtatttttctctcacacaaatcagtcaacagtactttcagcatggcttattagccaaacgaacagggtttAGCGCCAATTACAATTTCAAAGAGAGATGAGAGAAAGATTACATCCAAACAATTGATTTCCAGAAATTAGCGAGAAGGGGAGAGTCCATAGGGATACAGCATTGCCAGAGGCTTGCTGTTGACTAGCAGGCCATCACTAGACGATCCACACTGGGAGGTAGGTTTCTGAACACCACATCATGACAGGAGTTCTTTATTTGATGATGATCCATATGCGTTTGTTCTTTTGGTCTTTTGCCTATAACATAACACAAAAGGGATGTACAAAGGTTCCCTGCACTCCGTCCTTTTCTTTTTGCTTCAGGCCTGTCTGGAAGCCCGTTTGATCCATACCCACTGTAAATCACCGGTGAGCTGAATCTTGTTGTCATCGTCTCCGAAGCGCTCAGGCAAAGGAAGGAAACACGTATCCGTGCTAGCCCTCGTTTAGTTGCCGGATTTGGCAGCGGCAAAACCACTGTGACAGCTCTGTAgcgtactgtagcatttcgtttgcatttggtaataattgtccaatcgttgactaattaggctcaaaacgttcgtctcgcaaagtacaaccaaactgtgcaattagtttttgatttcgtcaacatttagtactccatgcatgtaccgcaaatttgatgtaacggaaaatcttctttttacatagtgccaaagtttagatTTTGGATAACTAAACACCCCCCGGCTAACTTTGCTCCGCGAGGTGTAAGGGCCAAGCAAAAAAATTAAATCAAGTAGCCTGTAGCCCTGGAGTACTGTCAGCACTGTGCATGGTGACAAGTAAACAGAAAAAAAGGTACTAgttgttctttttttttatgCAGTAGTTATGCCCTGTTCACGTGCCCTTAAATTCggtttgatccgcttcttttttcattcgaaacagtatttttttctcaaacaaaTTCCTCCAAATTTCTCCAAACGAACAGAGATTCTTTGATTCCTTGGAAAGGAAGATTTCTATTTTTTTTCCGTGTGCGTGTTTCGGGTGGTCGGTGCGTGAGGGGTATGGGATTGAAGTAGTATACAAACTGTCACCACCggcaacgtatcaggtgcaaaccaaccatcCTGtgtaaatttaaaaactaccgaTCATGACCACTAAATGTTGATCCAATAGATAGGGTGAGAGGTGgaatttttttgcgcttaagcccctcaCCCGCCAGCCTTTTTTTTTAGCTTAAGCCTCCTcaccttatctattgaatcaacatctagtggtcctgattggtagtttttaaatttacaTAGATTAATTGATTTGCATATGATATGTTGCCATGGCAACCACTCCAAAAGTGATTGTCGCACCTATAGCACATCTCCACATCGGCCGCCGGGCATATATATGGGAGCCATGGCCCACAGCAGGCAGGTCGATCACGGTGTAAAAGTACGTACAGCAGGTATCCCATTGACTAGGAAATTGAGACTGCATTCGGGCCGGCCCGTGGTGTGTCGTCAAGTCGTTGGTCGTCACCACCACTGGTCCCAAGCTACCTTTAATTACTTTAGCGCCAGCTTGCTCCAATCCTTGTGAAGGGTTAAAAAGAcaaatgacaagtataaaatcGGTCTCATTTGGTTTTCTATAAAACGGGACTAATGGTCTTTGTTCTCTCTAAAGAAAAAAGTATAACACCCTTAGTGCTCTGAAATGAGTAAAATTCAAAGAGCTACTCTAGGTGAACAAGTAAACGAAAACAGAAACAGATATAATAACTTCTCATTTTGGGCCGGGACAGGGAGAGCCTGACGCGGTACTAGGGGATACGGGCGCCGACAAAAGCCGCCCCAGCCAGCAAGCAGCAAATCGCCACAGCCCATCCCCTCCATCTAACGGGAGAACAAAGCATGGAGTGTCCATGTAATCACTGGGCGTGGTAGTGTCAGTGTTCACGCCCTATGGGAGTGTTAGTGTTCATGCCCTAACGCTAGTTCACCAATGCTAGATGCATAATAAGGGGCAATGTCCTCACTAACCTTCGTTACGTTGGGAGCCCCTATGGGCAGTGCAGATCCGTCGGGTTCGATGGAGCAGGAGGCACCGTCGTACCAGAGTGGATAGTTGTTGTTGTAGTCACCACTGAGCTAGAGGAGAATAAGGAAGAGGGAGAGAATGGCGGGCAATGAACTGAGCGAGGGGCTAGGTGAGAGGATAAGGAGATAGTGACAAGACGGTCATTTCACATGCCCGATCCATGCGGGAAAGGTGACCTGGAGTGTAATGTCGCCAAAAGTGGCAAAAATGAAGCACATTTCACTGTCCATGTGGCAAATTTATGGGTGTCAAACTAAGGTTGGCCACTAGACGAGTGCCAACCACAAGAAGGGCAAAAATTTAAATTTCCGTAAATATATATGTTACATGCAAAATATTTTCTTAATGACTCATATACTAATGGTACTAACAAATTATTTGAAACTATATTAATAACAATGACATATATTTTATATAAGTTTTTACTTTAGATATGTTGGGACATAGACATATGAGTAGCGGAGGCTCCTACATAGCAACAACTATCCGCATGTTTTCTTGGCACGCAGGTATAAAGGAAGGAGCCTTCGGATCACCAAGGGAGGCCTTTGCCTCTGATCACCGGTGAGGCGGAGGTCCAGGCACAGACTCTGAAGGTACCCGGAATAGCTCCTTGGCGGAGGTCGGAGACTGCGGGCGGAGGCCCTATGGTCCCCGCCCGAACGAAGGGAGCTCTTACAGCGCCATGGCCCAAAGTCAGAAATGGGCCTCCTATGGGCCTGATGGTGAGGCCCGAATGGCAAAGGCGGTGCGAGAGCAAAAGACCCGGAATGCCCCTAAAGATTTGAACTGGTCCGAggatattccaggaatgtacccAAGCTAGCATAGGGCAAAGATGTACGATGAAATAGTAGCAAACAGTGTCCTATAAAAAGTGGGAGCCAAACCCTATGTAGAGGAGGTTGGTGAatgcatttatgaaaccctaattgagcCTGGACCCACCTACCACCTTCCTAACGTTCGCCCAGGGCACCCGGCTAGGCGAAGGTTCCACCGTGTCCCACCTGCTGGAAACCTAGTTTTCTAACATTGGTGCCCACCGCGTGCCGGCCAAGTAAAACCCACAATGGCAAGAAAGAGAGGAGCCTTTGTAAGAGCACCTTCACAACCCACTAGAAGGGGGAGGCCCAGGCGTAGCACCCGCAACACCTATGCTACTACTACCGAAGAGCCAGACATTGAAGAAGACGCTGCGGAGGATCATCCTGCGGTGACCGAGGAGGAACCGGTGCAAGAACCAACCCTAGAGCAAGTGCTCCAACAACTCCAAGCTCAATTGTAGAGTACGCAGCAGGAGAGAGGTAGGTTGGCGGCAACCTTCGCTACAAACCAAAGGGCAGTCTAGG
This sequence is a window from Miscanthus floridulus cultivar M001 chromosome 10, ASM1932011v1, whole genome shotgun sequence. Protein-coding genes within it:
- the LOC136487170 gene encoding uncharacterized protein — translated: MDESLLFGMAKEHANLYQHDDPWDLPPYFLLRKNKWKSLRTHSGYWKEKEEERTAIRSAGESSSSSSSASPSYVGVRKTLEFYLKDGTRGGEGTKTDWIIHEYHHLRKDDDGEALFLQEDVVLRKVFKKCKNRTDHASSLHRQVESCVKAYKELNQVHCSRRDSCQHASSSSDTLGVGAFGALFAEIAASTEEIIQMSKWQHKDLGLHEEITRMWECLHEDLGVHEEMIRMSNVWKHFTKIRSANDPDEVYAACHRCDKVLKAHPKKHGTAHLRRHIRTCSSTCTNPSTDEDREMLHLLRTALHNPNEQQKIDVKLDCQEDLTQLDPWDLNLTCWYVTRSSNRQTQGGQWKEINKEFTAIRMDQKGCWKHIDKEIAAIQMVPVPQYMGLRRTLEFHHQDGRKMDWIMLEYQQLDDIQSPALFLQGGTVIRKVFRYDKDAVSSAFIELDRWLNGDDDDEGHSNGEGVNTDTTTPSDYMDTPCSVFTLGEGTNTETATSSSDYMDTPVDRKRKRTGAASSCKSEVWMHFTKIHDTDCAVVYEVCHSCDRGYGSCGSKNGTSHRWRHNKSCTSKRRRTGNANDATTEWEAEIWPLFLLLKNYGETEQQGCAQARSQGDGPAC